The nucleotide window ACGCTTCACAAATTTACAAACTATGTCAGGCACAGAGTAGCGACGACGATAGCGCAAAAGACCTTTTTCAAGAGGTTGCGCTCCGATTATGCCGGTCTGCAGGCACACTGGACCTGAAAAAGCCGATATATCCTTGGTTACGGACGGTAGTTCATAACACGTTTTTCGATATGAATCGGAGGATGTTGCCCGTTATCCCCTTTTCGCAGCTGTCGGATATTTACGTGCCTTACGATATCACCGCTAACAAGGACGTTATGCAAGAATTGCGTGAACGGCGCAAGTGGCTCTTTGTCCGCCGTGAGTTGGATTACCTGATGGAAGACCTTACGGCTGCCGAACGGAT belongs to Fibrobacter sp. UWT2 and includes:
- a CDS encoding RNA polymerase sigma factor produces the protein MSKSRILTEEPPEWVEKVWRKNASQIYKLCQAQSSDDDSAKDLFQEVALRLCRSAGTLDLKKPIYPWLRTVVHNTFFDMNRRMLPVIPFSQLSDIYVPYDITANKDVMQELRERRKWLFVRRELDYLMEDLTAAERMAVEIHCVGEIRVADACLYCGVNRGTFLSRKKVALRKMRKKKDIYISKFKNNESSCLKLDDLLTRASEFS